From one Triticum urartu cultivar G1812 chromosome 3, Tu2.1, whole genome shotgun sequence genomic stretch:
- the LOC125546519 gene encoding putative ripening-related protein 7 yields the protein MASTTNAAVIFGILVFLQVSCAFSRHPAEGKFELRQNVPAVMTVNGFQEGEGGGGPASCDGQYHSDDEFVVSLSSEWYAGGARCGRTIRIVDTSNIGLNAKVVDECAGCDNEVGASSHIWKSFNLDTSQGEVNIRWSDLDF from the coding sequence ATGGCAAGCACGACCAATGCCGCGGTGATTTTCGGCATCCTAGTTTTTCTGCAGGTGTCGTGCGCCTTTTCCAGGCACCCCGCGGAAGGTAAGTTCGAGCTTCGACAGAACGTTCCGGCGGTGATGACGGTGAACGGCTTCcaggaaggagaggggggcggcgggcCGGCATCTTGCGACGGCCAGTACCACAGCGACGATGAGTTCGTGGTGTCGCTGTCCTCGGAGTGGTACGCAGGCGGGGCACGGTGCGGCAGGACGATCCGCATAGTCGACACTTCCAATATCGGCTTAAACGCCAAGGTCGTCGACGAGTGCGCCGGCTGCGACAACGAGGTGGGCGCCTCGTCCCATATCTGGAAGAGCTTCAATCTTGACACCAGCCAAGGTGAGGTCAACATCAGATGGTCCGACCTGGACTTTTAA